The Polaribacter tangerinus genome has a segment encoding these proteins:
- the pyk gene encoding pyruvate kinase — translation MKPYKKTKIVATLGPATGSKEILTNLAKEGVNVFRINFSHADYENVTKTVKTIREINEENGFNVAILADLQGPKLRVGVMEDDVVLEDGDLFTFTTEKCIGTKEKAFMTYQRFPKDVKVGEQILVDDGKLLFEVVSTDKDKKVVVKTIVGGALKSKKGVNLPNTAISLPALTEKDKEDAIFALGLDVDWMALSFVRTPEDLRMLRDLIDEHSTYRVPVIAKIEKPEAVANIDSLIPYCDGLMVARGDLGVEIPMQEVPLIQKMLVERAKKARIPVIIATQMMETMIENSVPTRAEVNDVANSIMDGADAVMLSGETSVGKHPIRVIRKMREIIVSVENSDLIKVPHQAPHIRTNRFITKAICHHAALMANNIDAAAISTLTNSGYTAFQISAWRPKSKILAFSSERRILGKLNLLWGVKAFYYDKNLSTDDTVVEINNISKDKGFVNQGDFIINLTSMPVEAKGMVNTLRVSQIN, via the coding sequence ATGAAGCCATACAAAAAAACAAAAATAGTAGCCACATTAGGTCCTGCCACAGGCTCTAAAGAAATTTTAACCAATCTTGCTAAAGAAGGTGTAAATGTATTTCGAATTAATTTTTCGCATGCAGATTACGAGAATGTTACAAAAACAGTAAAAACAATAAGAGAAATAAATGAAGAAAATGGTTTTAATGTTGCCATTTTAGCAGATTTACAAGGTCCTAAACTACGTGTAGGAGTTATGGAAGATGATGTGGTTTTAGAAGATGGCGACCTTTTTACCTTTACTACAGAAAAATGTATCGGTACCAAAGAAAAGGCGTTCATGACATATCAACGTTTTCCAAAAGATGTTAAAGTTGGAGAACAAATATTAGTAGACGATGGGAAATTACTTTTCGAGGTTGTATCTACAGATAAAGACAAAAAAGTAGTGGTAAAAACTATTGTTGGTGGTGCATTAAAATCTAAAAAAGGGGTTAATTTACCAAACACAGCAATTTCTTTACCAGCTTTAACTGAAAAAGATAAAGAAGATGCCATTTTTGCGTTAGGTTTAGATGTAGATTGGATGGCACTTTCTTTTGTTAGAACGCCAGAAGATTTACGAATGTTGCGCGATTTAATAGATGAGCATTCTACTTATAGAGTGCCAGTGATTGCTAAAATAGAAAAACCAGAGGCAGTTGCCAATATAGATTCTTTAATACCTTATTGCGATGGATTAATGGTGGCTCGAGGAGATTTAGGTGTAGAAATACCAATGCAAGAAGTACCACTAATTCAAAAAATGTTGGTAGAAAGAGCTAAAAAAGCTAGAATACCCGTTATTATTGCTACTCAAATGATGGAAACAATGATAGAGAATTCTGTACCAACAAGAGCAGAAGTAAACGACGTTGCGAACTCTATTATGGATGGTGCAGATGCAGTAATGCTCTCTGGAGAAACATCTGTTGGAAAACATCCAATAAGAGTAATTCGAAAAATGAGGGAAATTATTGTAAGTGTAGAAAATTCTGATTTAATTAAAGTACCACATCAAGCACCACATATTAGAACAAACCGTTTTATTACCAAAGCAATTTGTCATCATGCAGCATTAATGGCAAATAATATAGATGCCGCAGCAATTTCTACCCTTACAAATAGTGGTTATACAGCATTTCAAATTTCTGCATGGAGACCAAAATCGAAAATATTGGCTTTTTCTTCTGAAAGAAGAATTTTAGGAAAACTAAATTTACTTTGGGGCGTGAAAGCTTTTTATTACGATAAAAATTTAAGTACCGATGATACGGTTGTAGAAATTAACAATATATCTAAAGACAAAGGCTTTGTAAACCAAGGAGACTTTATAATTAATTTAACCTCTATGCCAGTTGAGGCAAAAGGAATGGTGAATACATTACGTGTTTCTCAGATAAATTAA
- a CDS encoding IPExxxVDY family protein: protein MQIHALGLDDFGEEEYALIGIHTALEDYKLAYLLNKNLNTRFSKSIKDLEFEIERINASFSLYNFSSEEYSFEWFLIENSFKRENQLASNELLLSTETKTYLIPEKKKVDFFLKISGEGVFNFVENTVQKINNIEQVVTSYSIDKNTLKSKDFLIF, encoded by the coding sequence ATGCAAATTCATGCTTTAGGTTTAGACGATTTTGGCGAAGAAGAATACGCACTAATTGGTATTCATACAGCATTAGAAGATTATAAACTGGCATATTTGCTTAACAAAAATTTAAACACTCGCTTTTCTAAATCAATCAAAGATTTAGAATTTGAAATCGAACGTATTAATGCATCGTTTTCTCTCTACAATTTCTCTAGTGAAGAATATAGCTTCGAGTGGTTTTTGATTGAAAATAGCTTTAAAAGAGAAAATCAATTAGCATCTAACGAGTTACTACTTTCTACCGAAACGAAGACTTACTTAATTCCAGAGAAAAAAAAAGTAGATTTTTTTTTAAAAATTTCTGGCGAAGGAGTTTTTAATTTTGTAGAAAATACAGTACAAAAAATTAATAATATTGAGCAAGTAGTCACTTCTTATTCAATAGATAAAAACACACTAAAGTCTAAAGACTTTTTAATATTTTAA
- the rnc gene encoding ribonuclease III, whose translation MNFIRKIVKSHSPEESVFYGELKKLLNFSPKKITYYQKAFTHRSVQMTDSKGNPVNYERLEFLGDSILGSVIAAYLYKKVPKGTEGYLTQMRSKIVSRDHLNELGKDLNLIQFVKSNIDQANVGDNIHGNIFEALIGAIYLDKGYNFCQKFIHKNVIVPYVDIQKLEGKITSYKGLIIEWCQKQKKQYSFDTYEDSGNEQIKHFSVKISIDGNQIAKGRATSKKKAEEMAAKRVYFAFQNEISLD comes from the coding sequence ATGAACTTTATTCGCAAAATAGTAAAATCGCATTCTCCTGAAGAATCCGTATTTTATGGCGAATTAAAAAAATTACTAAACTTTTCTCCCAAAAAAATTACCTATTATCAAAAAGCATTTACACACCGTTCTGTGCAGATGACAGATAGCAAAGGTAATCCTGTAAATTACGAACGTTTAGAGTTTTTAGGAGATTCTATTCTGGGTTCTGTAATTGCCGCTTATTTATATAAAAAAGTGCCCAAAGGCACAGAAGGTTATCTCACACAAATGCGTTCTAAAATTGTGAGTAGAGACCATCTAAACGAACTCGGAAAAGACTTAAATCTTATTCAGTTTGTAAAAAGTAATATAGACCAAGCAAATGTGGGAGACAATATTCATGGAAACATTTTTGAAGCTTTAATTGGCGCAATATACTTAGATAAAGGGTATAACTTTTGTCAGAAGTTTATTCATAAAAATGTAATTGTACCTTACGTAGATATACAAAAGTTAGAAGGTAAAATTACAAGCTATAAAGGATTGATAATAGAATGGTGCCAGAAGCAAAAAAAACAATATTCTTTTGATACTTATGAAGATTCTGGTAACGAGCAAATAAAACATTTTAGCGTTAAGATAAGTATAGATGGTAATCAAATAGCCAAAGGGAGAGCAACTTCTAAGAAAAAAGCAGAAGAAATGGCTGCCAAAAGAGTATATTTTGCATTTCAGAATGAAATATCGTTAGATTAA
- the fabF gene encoding beta-ketoacyl-ACP synthase II, which translates to MQLKRVVVTGLGALTPIGNNIEEYWNALVNGVSGAAPVTYYDAAKFKTRFACELKNFNVTDFIDRKEARRMDRFTQYAMVASDEAIADANLDLEKINKLRVGVIWGAGIGGLETFQNEVLNFAEGDGTPRFNPFFIPKMIADIAPGHISIKNGFMGPNYTTVSACASSANAMIDAMNYIRLGTCDVIVTGGSEAAVTIAGMGGFSSMHALSSRNDDPKTASRPFDAERDGFVLGEGAGAIVLESYEHAKARGAKIYAEVIGGGMSSDAYHITAPHPEGVGVVAVMKNCLENAGIKPEEVDHINTHGTSTPLGDVAELKAISAVFGNHAKNININSTKSMTGHLLGAAGAIESIASILAMKHGIVPPTINHQNVDENINPELNLTLNKAQKRDIKVAMSNTFGFGGHNACVAFKKLDE; encoded by the coding sequence ATGCAATTAAAACGAGTTGTAGTCACTGGACTTGGCGCATTAACGCCAATTGGTAATAATATAGAAGAATATTGGAACGCTTTAGTTAACGGAGTTAGCGGAGCAGCACCTGTTACATATTATGATGCTGCCAAGTTCAAAACTCGTTTTGCTTGTGAGCTAAAAAACTTTAATGTCACAGATTTTATAGACAGAAAAGAAGCTCGAAGAATGGATCGCTTTACGCAATATGCAATGGTGGCTTCTGATGAAGCAATCGCAGATGCGAATTTAGATTTAGAAAAAATCAACAAATTACGTGTGGGCGTAATTTGGGGAGCAGGTATTGGTGGTTTAGAAACCTTTCAAAACGAAGTTTTAAACTTTGCAGAAGGAGACGGAACTCCAAGATTTAATCCTTTCTTTATCCCAAAAATGATTGCCGATATTGCTCCAGGTCATATTTCTATTAAAAACGGATTTATGGGCCCAAATTATACAACTGTTTCTGCCTGTGCTTCTTCTGCAAATGCAATGATAGATGCCATGAATTATATTCGTTTAGGCACTTGTGATGTTATTGTTACTGGTGGTTCTGAAGCGGCTGTTACAATTGCAGGTATGGGTGGTTTTAGTTCTATGCACGCATTATCATCTAGAAACGATGATCCTAAAACAGCCTCTAGACCTTTTGATGCAGAACGTGATGGTTTTGTATTAGGCGAAGGTGCAGGAGCTATTGTTCTAGAAAGTTACGAGCATGCAAAAGCCAGAGGTGCAAAAATTTATGCAGAGGTAATTGGTGGTGGAATGTCTTCGGATGCCTACCATATTACTGCGCCACATCCTGAAGGAGTTGGTGTGGTTGCTGTAATGAAAAACTGCCTAGAAAATGCAGGAATTAAACCCGAAGAAGTAGACCATATTAATACCCATGGTACTTCTACTCCTTTAGGTGATGTAGCTGAATTAAAAGCTATTTCTGCTGTTTTTGGAAATCATGCCAAAAACATCAACATTAATTCTACAAAATCTATGACCGGTCATTTATTGGGTGCAGCTGGTGCTATAGAATCTATCGCCTCTATTTTGGCAATGAAACATGGTATTGTTCCGCCAACAATAAATCATCAAAATGTAGATGAAAATATAAACCCTGAGTTAAACTTAACCTTAAACAAAGCTCAAAAAAGAGATATTAAGGTAGCCATGAGTAATACTTTCGGTTTTGGTGGCCACAATGCATGTGTTGCTTTTAAGAAATTAGACGAGTAG
- a CDS encoding acyl carrier protein — MSDIASRVKAIIVDKLGVDDNEVTTEASFTNDLGADSLDTVELIMEFEKEFDIQIPDDQAENIGTVGQAVSYIEEAKK, encoded by the coding sequence ATGTCAGACATTGCATCAAGAGTAAAAGCGATTATCGTAGACAAATTAGGCGTTGACGATAACGAGGTAACAACAGAAGCGAGCTTCACAAACGATTTAGGAGCAGATTCTTTAGATACTGTTGAGTTAATTATGGAATTCGAGAAAGAATTTGATATTCAAATTCCAGATGATCAAGCAGAAAACATTGGTACTGTAGGTCAAGCAGTTAGCTATATAGAAGAAGCAAAAAAGTAA
- a CDS encoding phosphoribosylglycinamide formyltransferase: MKRIIIFASGSGSNAENIISYFNHTKTAKVTNVLCNNEHAKVFERCKKLNTKCIHFTKNDFFTTDNILNLLKEEADFIVLAGFLWKIPEKIVTAFPNKIINIHPALLPKYGGKGMYGMHVHKAVKANNETETGITIHYVNENYDEGAIIFQKETALTNQDTPTTIAAKIHLLEQRYFPKVLEEVIVSINE, translated from the coding sequence ATGAAGCGTATTATTATTTTTGCATCTGGTTCTGGTTCGAATGCAGAGAACATTATTTCTTATTTTAATCACACTAAAACCGCTAAGGTTACTAATGTGCTGTGTAACAATGAGCATGCCAAAGTTTTTGAACGTTGTAAAAAACTAAACACCAAGTGTATTCATTTTACAAAAAACGATTTTTTTACAACAGACAACATTTTAAACCTACTTAAAGAAGAGGCAGATTTTATTGTATTAGCTGGTTTCTTATGGAAAATTCCAGAAAAAATAGTAACGGCTTTTCCTAACAAAATTATAAATATTCATCCGGCATTATTGCCAAAATATGGCGGAAAAGGAATGTATGGAATGCATGTACACAAAGCAGTAAAAGCAAATAATGAAACCGAAACGGGCATTACCATTCATTATGTAAATGAAAATTATGATGAAGGCGCCATTATTTTTCAGAAAGAAACCGCTTTAACAAACCAAGACACTCCTACAACTATAGCAGCAAAAATTCATCTTTTAGAGCAGCGTTATTTTCCGAAAGTATTAGAAGAAGTAATTGTAAGTATTAATGAGTAA
- a CDS encoding viroplasmin family protein has translation MSKKKFYVVWNGRKKGVFTSWNVCKKQIEGFENAQYKSFSNLEEAEVAFSKKYEEYKGKNTTKPVLSAKEKASFGTPILESIAVDAACSGNPGAMEYRGVFTHNKKEIFKKGPFKNGTNNIGEFLALVHGIALLKGKNKEDIPIYSDSKIAMSWIKQKRCKTNIHFNDTNKDLLELIKRAENWLKENTIKNPILKWETKAWGEIPADFGRK, from the coding sequence ATGAGTAAAAAAAAGTTTTACGTAGTTTGGAACGGACGAAAAAAAGGTGTTTTTACTTCTTGGAATGTTTGTAAAAAACAAATAGAAGGTTTTGAAAATGCCCAATACAAAAGTTTTTCGAATTTAGAAGAAGCCGAAGTTGCTTTCTCTAAAAAATACGAGGAATATAAGGGTAAAAATACCACAAAACCTGTGCTTTCAGCAAAAGAAAAAGCGTCTTTTGGCACCCCTATTTTAGAGAGCATTGCTGTAGATGCTGCTTGTTCAGGAAACCCTGGTGCAATGGAATATAGAGGTGTTTTTACACACAACAAAAAAGAAATTTTTAAAAAAGGACCTTTTAAAAACGGCACCAATAATATTGGAGAATTTTTAGCTTTAGTACATGGAATTGCACTTTTAAAGGGTAAAAATAAAGAAGACATTCCTATTTATTCAGATTCTAAAATTGCCATGAGTTGGATAAAGCAAAAACGTTGTAAAACAAATATTCATTTTAACGATACTAACAAAGATTTGCTAGAGTTAATTAAAAGAGCCGAAAATTGGCTAAAAGAAAATACGATTAAAAATCCGATTTTAAAATGGGAAACAAAAGCTTGGGGAGAAATTCCTGCTGATTTTGGTAGAAAATAA